The Nitratidesulfovibrio sp. SRB-5 genome includes a window with the following:
- a CDS encoding EAL domain-containing protein, giving the protein MHTDIPDRSPAEPQPDDLQRTTGPRRSLRGGAAFGLTGIFCALGLICVLATGSLVVGRLDAFEHDLSVANARRAVNAILHDEQRVDALLKDWAWWDDSYQFMTDVNPAYIESNITPEVFRDQHLDAIIFIAPDGSVRHAAAPGTVSDRLGMPEPSLVAFVRRHTASLPRGGSREGALGLVHLDGNIWMAACRPVLDSQQSREARGWLWMFRLVDAEYQEELSLRTELALGIAPATPDRLPPVLGELATATATAPFAPLVHTTSDTIWSGAVLPDLGGGAPLAVTVQAPRALGETARNIVHSGLLVVLTISILALIAGLLFLDRRVLSRLAALSAQVAANVPAAKLATMPQGGDELDRLALVTSWAFQSIRENEQFLSEMLDALKVGVMLVDRETRTIVSINSHACALLGRDAAEVAGRRCHQFVCPAEEGACPVCDLGQPMDHAKRTLLTVSGSLDILKSVVPIAREGKEYLLETFIDISDLEHTRRMLEESEEQYRAMFLNTGTPAILINEDTTIALANPEFLRLVRMVQADLDRHPSWTGFFHEHDVPRMLGYHADRRNGVVAPREYEARLIDAAGGLHHAAMTVTMIPHTRQSVAFIRDITDMKLAEARLQELAFTDSLTGLANRLRGLETLDAMLADARRTEQPLGVLLLDLDDFKLVNDSMGHATGDVVLMEVGRRLSEVLGPDERVARLGGDEFIIVTAARGGPEAHAELAQRLIAEFSSPFRVAHSEVYLGVSIGIAAFPADGDTGGHLVRCADLAMYRAKASGKNTYRFYTPELTRAAQHRLEVEAELRPAIAQGHIVPYYQPVVDLGSGRIVGAEALARWRKPDGTLVAPAEFIPVAEQTGLVTSIDMAVMSQACSQTLAWTEAGLGRLRVSCNISARHLQRGNLTGDIRAILDTSGLPAAQLALEVTETVYMENIDKARAMLDAVTELGVPIVLDDFGTGYSSLSYLQSLSFDIIKIDRSFVKDLPDASSLALLRAMLGIAAGLGVTSLAEGVETMEQYVLLKSLGCGKGQGYLFSPPVPAARFEELLREQKAGKRLP; this is encoded by the coding sequence ATGCATACGGATATTCCAGACCGTTCCCCGGCGGAACCGCAGCCGGATGACCTGCAAAGGACAACAGGCCCCCGGCGCAGCCTGCGCGGCGGTGCCGCCTTCGGGCTGACCGGCATCTTCTGCGCGTTGGGGTTGATATGCGTGCTGGCCACTGGTTCTCTGGTGGTGGGCAGGCTCGACGCCTTCGAACACGACCTGTCCGTGGCCAACGCGCGCCGTGCGGTCAACGCCATCCTGCACGACGAACAGCGCGTGGACGCCCTGCTCAAGGACTGGGCATGGTGGGACGATTCCTACCAGTTCATGACCGACGTCAACCCCGCCTACATCGAAAGCAACATCACCCCCGAAGTCTTCCGCGACCAGCACCTGGACGCCATCATCTTCATCGCGCCGGACGGCTCGGTGCGGCACGCCGCCGCGCCTGGCACCGTCAGCGACAGGCTGGGCATGCCGGAGCCGTCCCTTGTCGCCTTCGTGCGGCGGCATACCGCCAGCCTGCCCCGTGGCGGCTCGCGAGAAGGCGCGCTGGGGCTGGTGCATCTGGATGGCAACATCTGGATGGCCGCGTGCCGTCCGGTACTCGATTCGCAACAAAGCCGCGAAGCACGCGGCTGGCTGTGGATGTTCCGCCTTGTCGACGCGGAATACCAGGAAGAACTTTCGCTCCGGACGGAGCTGGCTCTGGGCATCGCGCCAGCCACTCCGGATCGCCTGCCCCCCGTGCTGGGCGAACTTGCCACTGCGACGGCCACCGCCCCCTTCGCCCCTCTGGTGCACACGACCTCGGACACCATCTGGAGCGGAGCGGTACTGCCAGACCTTGGCGGCGGCGCCCCCTTGGCCGTCACCGTCCAGGCCCCCCGCGCCCTGGGCGAAACCGCCCGCAACATCGTGCACAGCGGCCTGCTGGTGGTGCTGACGATCAGCATCCTTGCATTGATCGCGGGCCTGCTCTTTCTTGACCGCCGCGTGCTGTCGCGCCTTGCCGCCCTCAGCGCCCAGGTTGCCGCCAACGTTCCCGCCGCCAAACTGGCCACCATGCCGCAGGGCGGTGACGAACTGGACAGGCTGGCCCTGGTCACCTCGTGGGCATTCCAGTCCATCCGCGAGAACGAGCAGTTCCTGTCCGAGATGCTTGACGCCCTCAAGGTGGGCGTCATGCTGGTGGACCGCGAAACCCGCACCATCGTCAGCATCAACAGCCACGCCTGCGCGCTGCTGGGGCGCGACGCCGCAGAGGTTGCCGGCAGGCGCTGCCACCAGTTCGTATGCCCGGCGGAAGAAGGCGCATGCCCGGTGTGCGACCTGGGCCAGCCCATGGACCATGCCAAGCGCACCCTGCTGACGGTCTCCGGCAGCCTGGACATCCTGAAGTCCGTGGTGCCCATCGCGCGCGAGGGCAAGGAATACCTGCTCGAAACCTTCATCGACATCAGCGACCTGGAACACACCCGGCGGATGCTGGAAGAATCGGAAGAGCAGTACCGGGCAATGTTCCTGAACACCGGCACGCCCGCCATCCTCATCAACGAGGACACCACCATCGCGCTGGCCAACCCGGAATTCCTGCGGCTGGTCCGCATGGTCCAGGCCGACCTGGACCGCCACCCTTCGTGGACCGGCTTCTTTCACGAGCACGACGTGCCCCGCATGCTGGGATACCACGCCGACCGTCGCAACGGCGTTGTCGCCCCGCGCGAGTACGAAGCCCGGCTGATCGACGCCGCCGGGGGGCTGCATCACGCGGCCATGACCGTGACCATGATTCCCCATACCCGCCAGTCGGTGGCCTTCATCCGCGACATCACGGACATGAAGCTGGCCGAAGCGCGCTTGCAGGAACTGGCCTTCACCGATTCGCTCACCGGCCTCGCCAACCGGCTGCGCGGGCTGGAAACCCTTGACGCCATGCTGGCCGACGCCCGCCGCACGGAACAGCCGCTGGGCGTGCTGCTGCTGGACCTGGATGACTTCAAGCTGGTCAACGACTCCATGGGCCACGCCACGGGTGACGTGGTACTGATGGAAGTGGGCAGACGGCTGTCGGAGGTGCTGGGGCCCGACGAGAGGGTGGCGCGCCTTGGCGGGGACGAATTCATCATCGTCACGGCGGCACGCGGCGGGCCCGAGGCCCACGCCGAACTGGCGCAACGGCTCATCGCCGAATTTTCCAGCCCCTTCCGCGTGGCCCATTCCGAAGTGTACCTTGGCGTCAGCATCGGCATAGCCGCCTTTCCCGCCGACGGGGACACCGGCGGCCATCTGGTGCGCTGCGCCGACCTGGCCATGTACCGGGCCAAGGCGTCCGGCAAGAACACCTACCGCTTCTACACCCCGGAACTGACCCGCGCGGCGCAGCACAGGCTGGAGGTGGAAGCCGAGTTGCGGCCCGCCATCGCGCAGGGGCACATCGTGCCCTACTACCAGCCCGTGGTGGATCTGGGCAGCGGGCGCATTGTGGGGGCAGAGGCGCTGGCGCGCTGGCGCAAGCCGGACGGCACACTGGTAGCCCCCGCCGAGTTCATTCCCGTGGCCGAGCAGACGGGCCTTGTCACCAGCATCGACATGGCCGTGATGTCGCAGGCCTGCTCGCAGACGCTCGCATGGACGGAAGCGGGCCTGGGCCGGTTGCGCGTGTCGTGCAACATTTCGGCGCGCCACCTGCAACGCGGCAACCTGACGGGAGACATCCGCGCCATTCTCGACACCAGCGGGCTGCCCGCAGCGCAACTGGCTCTGGAAGTTACCGAAACCGTGTACATGGAAAACATCGACAAGGCCCGGGCCATGCTTGATGCGGTGACGGAGCTTGGCGTGCCCATCGTGCTGGACGACTTCGGCACCGGCTATTCGTCGTTGTCGTACCTGCAATCGCTGTCATTCGACATCATCAAGATCGACCGTTCGTTCGTGAAGGATCTGCCCGACGCCTCGTCGCTGGCGCTGCTGCGGGCCATGCTGGGCATTGCCGCGGGGCTTGGCGTCACCTCGCTGGCCGAAGGCGTGGAAACCATGGAGCAGTACGTGCTGCTGAAATCGCTGGGGTGCGGCAAGGGGCAGGGCTACCTGTTCTCGCCCCCCGTGCCCGCCGCGCGGTTCGAGGAACTGTTGCGCGAACAGAAGGCGGGCAAGCGGCTTCCCTGA
- a CDS encoding DegT/DnrJ/EryC1/StrS family aminotransferase, translating to MLTAITRKLKELTRMLGTRPYYGFVTGHGYLTEAQVAEVRRVLESPAQATGTVAEYERRFAAVVGDGRGLATAGGRMALFATMRALGVGAGHEVILPAFTCSVVASAVLRTGATPVFTNVDPATFGTDPDAVAKAITPKTRAIIAQHSFGIPCRVGELRTLANGCGAALIEDCALTVGSTRDGVAVGNTGDAAFFSTDHSKPMNTVVGGFFYTRDTGLYDAVAAQLNDAPTLPEAQQRRLFGQFLLERRLARPASYGLYQLAMLAKSVLRRLSDPGMTFLDDDYVVERTGAYAYPARLPAVLARIGLFELDRWPAEAARREALLQRYLTAAYGTPLAAHLPAAYADPALRIVAHRLAFTHPKADQLKALMDARVHTAWTWFMEPIVGARAGQASLGYAAGACPVSERVGTQVLNWPCVVEQGAEGPLLEFFAQVARQA from the coding sequence ATGCTGACCGCCATCACCCGCAAGCTGAAGGAACTGACCCGCATGCTGGGCACCCGGCCCTACTACGGATTCGTGACCGGGCACGGCTACCTGACGGAGGCGCAGGTGGCCGAGGTGCGGCGGGTGCTGGAATCGCCCGCCCAGGCGACGGGCACGGTGGCGGAGTACGAGCGCCGCTTCGCGGCGGTGGTGGGCGATGGGCGCGGTCTGGCCACTGCGGGCGGGCGCATGGCCCTGTTCGCCACCATGCGGGCGCTGGGTGTGGGTGCGGGGCACGAGGTGATCCTGCCCGCGTTCACCTGCTCCGTGGTGGCCAGCGCGGTGCTGCGCACGGGCGCCACGCCGGTGTTCACCAACGTGGACCCGGCCACCTTCGGCACGGACCCGGACGCGGTGGCCAAGGCCATCACCCCGAAGACGCGGGCCATCATCGCGCAGCACAGCTTCGGCATTCCCTGCCGGGTGGGCGAACTGCGCACGCTGGCGAACGGCTGCGGGGCGGCGCTGATCGAGGACTGCGCGCTGACCGTGGGCTCCACGCGCGACGGCGTGGCCGTGGGCAACACCGGGGACGCGGCATTCTTTTCCACGGACCATTCCAAGCCCATGAACACGGTGGTGGGCGGATTCTTCTACACCCGCGACACGGGGCTGTACGACGCGGTGGCGGCCCAGCTGAACGACGCCCCCACCCTGCCGGAAGCCCAGCAGCGGCGGCTGTTCGGCCAGTTCCTGCTGGAGCGGCGGCTGGCACGGCCCGCCAGCTACGGCCTGTACCAGCTGGCCATGCTGGCCAAGTCGGTGCTGCGGCGGCTGTCGGACCCCGGCATGACCTTTCTGGACGACGACTACGTGGTGGAGCGCACGGGCGCGTATGCCTACCCGGCGCGTCTGCCCGCCGTGCTGGCGCGCATCGGGCTGTTCGAGCTGGACCGCTGGCCCGCCGAAGCCGCCCGGCGCGAGGCCCTGCTGCAACGCTACCTGACCGCCGCCTACGGCACGCCGCTGGCCGCACACCTGCCCGCCGCCTATGCCGACCCGGCGCTGCGCATCGTGGCCCACCGGCTGGCGTTCACCCATCCCAAGGCGGACCAGCTGAAGGCGCTGATGGATGCGCGGGTGCACACCGCGTGGACGTGGTTCATGGAGCCCATCGTGGGCGCGCGGGCGGGGCAGGCCTCGCTGGGCTATGCCGCCGGGGCCTGCCCGGTGTCGGAACGGGTGGGCACGCAGGTGCTGAACTGGCCGTGCGTGGTGGAACAGGGCGCGGAAGGCCCGCTGCTGGAGTTTTTCGCGCAGGTTGCCAGACAGGCGTAG
- the cptA gene encoding phosphoethanolamine transferase CptA, giving the protein MRQSGIATRSGCRNGCPWSVDEAPWSTTTARPRRAPTRQRNRQLLRVMKNHKHLAFFFLYAAMPTLCTGILGVGVSFKWFPVADMLRGLSLDILLFAPMALLPQWAALAWIWLLFPVLLGITLLSSAHLVVYGAGLSRFAIQSVLETSRGEALEFVSDFSGWGSLAVLACVMLAVCWSLRQALRHLRGRDARLQWQAVAVLCVACVAVVAVGVRKGDRFLASSTTYMVLKSVGSYAEDMEKIDDMRRVREKAGFAGVRLLDADDAAPRTYVFVIGESANRNHHSLYGYRRPTNPELSALVGNGLQVFTDVVSADTHTIPSLRKTLLFNELDADKDVLARRSLIRLLRDAGFATYWVSNQTANSDGLTGTAVLAGDASDTRFLNRARHEGNSVSHDEVLLTELSRILADPAPKKAVFLHLIGSHLSYSLRYPAQFDVFTDTPQLAPAPWRNGQDIGFINAYDNSIRYTDHIVSSVMHAVDATDTRAFVVYFSDHGQEVYDTRPIRGQDARNPSRHMVEIPFMCWLSPEYRAANPDFAAEVAGARARPFSLAWFAQSGAELARVAFEGAQPRESLFDAGYTPGPRLLPNGETYEAMLRRNGQ; this is encoded by the coding sequence GTGCGGCAATCTGGCATTGCAACACGGTCCGGCTGTCGAAACGGGTGCCCATGGAGCGTAGATGAAGCCCCGTGGAGCACGACGACGGCACGGCCACGCCGCGCGCCAACGCGCCAACGCAACCGACAGCTACTCCGGGTCATGAAAAATCACAAGCATCTGGCTTTCTTCTTCCTGTACGCGGCCATGCCCACATTATGCACGGGCATCCTGGGGGTCGGGGTTTCCTTCAAGTGGTTTCCCGTGGCGGACATGCTGCGGGGGCTCTCTCTGGACATCCTGCTGTTTGCCCCCATGGCGCTGCTGCCGCAATGGGCCGCGCTGGCGTGGATATGGCTGCTTTTTCCCGTGTTGCTGGGCATCACGCTGCTGAGTTCCGCGCACCTTGTCGTCTACGGTGCCGGACTTTCGCGCTTCGCCATTCAGTCGGTGCTCGAAACGTCGCGGGGCGAGGCGCTGGAGTTCGTCAGCGATTTTTCCGGCTGGGGGTCGCTGGCGGTGCTGGCATGCGTGATGCTGGCCGTGTGCTGGAGCTTGCGGCAGGCGTTGCGCCATCTGCGCGGGCGCGATGCGCGCCTTCAGTGGCAGGCCGTGGCCGTGTTGTGCGTGGCCTGTGTCGCTGTGGTTGCCGTGGGTGTGCGCAAGGGCGACCGTTTTCTTGCGTCCAGCACCACCTACATGGTGCTGAAGTCCGTGGGTTCGTACGCCGAGGACATGGAGAAGATAGACGACATGCGCCGCGTGCGGGAGAAGGCGGGGTTTGCCGGGGTGCGCCTGCTCGATGCGGACGATGCCGCGCCGCGCACCTACGTGTTCGTCATCGGCGAATCGGCCAACCGCAACCATCATTCGCTGTACGGCTACCGGCGCCCCACGAATCCGGAGCTATCCGCCCTGGTGGGCAACGGGTTGCAGGTTTTTACCGATGTGGTCAGCGCGGATACCCATACCATTCCTTCACTACGCAAGACGCTGCTTTTCAACGAGCTTGACGCGGACAAGGATGTGCTGGCCCGCCGGTCGCTGATCCGGCTTCTGCGCGATGCCGGCTTCGCCACCTACTGGGTGTCGAACCAGACGGCCAATTCCGACGGGCTGACAGGCACTGCCGTGCTTGCGGGTGACGCCTCGGACACGCGATTCCTCAATCGGGCACGCCACGAGGGCAACAGCGTCAGCCACGACGAGGTGCTGCTGACCGAACTTTCCCGCATACTGGCGGACCCCGCGCCGAAGAAGGCCGTGTTCCTGCACCTGATCGGTTCGCACCTCAGCTATTCGCTGCGCTACCCCGCGCAGTTCGACGTGTTCACCGATACGCCGCAGCTGGCCCCGGCACCGTGGCGCAACGGGCAGGACATCGGATTCATCAATGCGTACGACAACTCCATCCGTTACACGGACCACATTGTCTCCAGCGTGATGCACGCCGTGGATGCGACGGATACTCGCGCGTTCGTGGTGTACTTTTCGGACCACGGGCAGGAGGTGTACGACACCCGGCCCATCCGGGGGCAGGACGCCCGCAATCCCTCCCGGCACATGGTGGAGATTCCCTTCATGTGCTGGCTGTCGCCGGAATACCGCGCGGCCAATCCCGACTTTGCGGCGGAGGTGGCCGGGGCGAGGGCCAGGCCCTTCAGCCTTGCCTGGTTCGCCCAGTCCGGGGCGGAGCTTGCGCGGGTGGCCTTCGAGGGGGCGCAACCGCGGGAAAGCCTGTTCGACGCCGGATACACGCCGGGACCGCGTCTGCTGCCCAACGGCGAAACCTACGAGGCGATGCTGCGACGCAACGGCCAGTAG
- a CDS encoding TIGR04326 family surface carbohydrate biosynthesis protein, with translation MTTFILLDGPDAPPHPQPASDGLPPVVAHWARRNVPHGHLSVPALLEAHFTDIRREYVTWAHEAGLTRPARSTRNLRELLAVGDTFSHWWFTTLAEKHPKICRNLYEVTKLRALELVMEDARADHVCLVTDDTVLAGILLRFCAATGRRFELHPANAEAGNGAHAPAAAPRSARQRLVALYHRLPAPVQAVARLGAWLLREKRLLPAAPEATGKASLPAHPRPGTVATYFPNIDVQAAKQGRLRSRYWENLHDALDPQQGGVHGVTWLFIFEPTPHYSLADAIRLRDEFRARRQDGIAFHFIEEFLTPATIAREVLHYCRMAFRAARLTRHVAGQCRLPGSRMDFWPYMERNWAESTRGWLGLQRRLMRAAFRRYAAVCAPQEWTIFPMENHPWEKSLAHAMHEARRGPVYGTQHSTVRPTDLRYYEDTRAFAEPDAAATLPDLLCCNGQGALGHMRDAGMPGERLGEIEALRYLYLADAAAAPAASAPGPDAAPGKPTLLVFTSFFIDETDNQLDVLAEAAQAGLLDRYDVVVKPHPNLPVEGRLAARFPSGGAPRVVNTPVAQLLVPGPHGLVVWAANSTTVALEAAYQRLPLIVQTAANDFNMCPLLGVPGTAFVATADDLAAALAHPAPPDLPPGFLALDRGLPRWRRLLGMPTPGDEAGQST, from the coding sequence GTGACCACCTTCATCCTGCTGGATGGACCAGACGCCCCGCCCCACCCGCAACCGGCATCCGACGGCCTGCCCCCGGTGGTGGCCCACTGGGCCCGGCGCAACGTGCCGCACGGGCATCTTTCGGTGCCCGCGCTGCTGGAGGCGCACTTCACGGACATCCGGCGCGAGTATGTCACCTGGGCGCACGAGGCCGGGCTGACCCGTCCGGCACGCTCCACCCGCAACCTGCGCGAACTGCTGGCCGTGGGCGACACCTTCTCGCACTGGTGGTTCACCACGCTTGCCGAGAAGCATCCCAAAATCTGCCGCAACCTGTATGAAGTGACCAAGCTGCGCGCGCTGGAACTGGTCATGGAGGACGCCCGCGCCGACCATGTCTGCCTGGTCACCGACGACACGGTGCTGGCGGGCATCCTGCTGCGCTTCTGCGCGGCCACGGGCCGCCGGTTCGAACTGCATCCGGCCAACGCGGAAGCCGGAAACGGCGCGCATGCCCCTGCCGCCGCCCCCCGCTCGGCCAGGCAGCGCCTGGTCGCCCTGTACCATCGCCTGCCCGCCCCGGTGCAGGCCGTGGCGCGCCTTGGCGCGTGGCTGCTGCGCGAAAAGCGCCTGCTGCCCGCCGCACCCGAGGCCACGGGCAAGGCCAGCCTGCCCGCGCACCCGCGCCCCGGCACCGTGGCCACCTATTTTCCCAACATCGACGTGCAGGCCGCCAAGCAGGGCCGCCTGCGCTCGCGCTACTGGGAAAACCTGCACGACGCGCTGGACCCGCAGCAAGGCGGCGTGCACGGGGTGACCTGGCTGTTCATCTTCGAACCCACGCCGCACTATTCGCTGGCCGACGCCATCCGCCTGCGCGACGAATTCCGCGCCCGCAGGCAGGACGGCATCGCCTTTCACTTCATAGAGGAATTCCTGACCCCGGCCACCATCGCCCGCGAAGTGCTGCACTACTGCCGCATGGCCTTCCGCGCCGCGCGCCTGACCCGCCACGTGGCCGGGCAGTGCCGCCTGCCCGGTTCGCGCATGGATTTCTGGCCGTACATGGAGCGCAACTGGGCGGAATCCACGCGCGGCTGGCTGGGGCTGCAACGCCGCCTGATGCGCGCGGCCTTCCGCCGCTACGCCGCCGTGTGCGCGCCGCAGGAATGGACCATCTTCCCCATGGAAAACCACCCCTGGGAAAAGTCCCTTGCCCACGCCATGCACGAGGCGCGGCGCGGCCCGGTGTACGGCACCCAGCATTCCACGGTGCGCCCCACAGACCTGCGCTACTACGAGGACACCCGCGCCTTTGCCGAGCCGGACGCCGCCGCCACCCTGCCCGACCTGTTGTGCTGCAACGGCCAGGGCGCGCTGGGCCACATGCGCGATGCGGGCATGCCCGGCGAACGGTTGGGCGAGATCGAGGCGCTGCGTTACCTGTACCTTGCCGATGCGGCTGCGGCCCCCGCCGCTTCCGCCCCCGGTCCGGACGCCGCACCCGGCAAGCCCACCCTGCTCGTGTTCACCAGCTTTTTCATCGACGAGACAGACAACCAGCTCGACGTGCTGGCCGAGGCCGCGCAGGCAGGCTTGCTGGACAGGTACGACGTGGTCGTCAAGCCGCACCCCAACCTGCCCGTGGAAGGCCGCCTTGCCGCGCGCTTTCCTTCCGGCGGCGCGCCCCGCGTGGTGAACACCCCCGTGGCCCAGCTGCTTGTTCCCGGCCCCCACGGGTTGGTCGTGTGGGCCGCCAACTCCACCACCGTGGCGCTGGAAGCCGCCTACCAGCGGCTGCCCCTCATCGTGCAGACCGCCGCCAACGACTTCAACATGTGCCCGCTGCTGGGCGTGCCCGGCACCGCCTTCGTGGCCACCGCCGACGACCTCGCCGCCGCCCTGGCCCACCCCGCTCCGCCCGACCTGCCCCCCGGCTTCCTGGCCCTGGATCGCGGATTGCCCCGGTGGCGGCGGTTGCTGGGGATGCCGACCCCGGGGGACGAGGCCGGACAGTCCACGTAA
- a CDS encoding HAD family hydrolase produces the protein MPLSCIVFDCDGVILESVNVKTEAFARVAEPFGADARDRLVAYHMEHGGVSRYKKFEWLFTEVLGREITSDEMDELGRRYADYAFEGVLNAPMVPGAHDVITAWHGRVPMYVCSGAPHEELVHILTERGLARYFEAIYGSPPGKTDVLRRAVEKAAVPPAEVVMIGDAKTDMTAAEAVGTLFYGRGEAFAATPHPWGHDLTGLNAWLEGLCKS, from the coding sequence ATGCCCCTTTCCTGCATCGTCTTCGACTGCGACGGCGTCATCCTGGAAAGCGTGAACGTGAAGACCGAAGCCTTCGCCCGCGTGGCCGAACCCTTCGGCGCGGACGCACGCGACCGCCTGGTGGCCTACCACATGGAACACGGCGGCGTGAGCCGCTACAAGAAGTTCGAGTGGCTGTTCACCGAAGTGCTGGGCCGCGAAATCACATCCGACGAAATGGACGAACTGGGCCGCAGGTACGCGGACTACGCCTTCGAGGGGGTGCTGAACGCCCCCATGGTGCCCGGCGCGCACGACGTGATAACCGCGTGGCATGGCCGCGTGCCCATGTACGTGTGCTCCGGCGCCCCGCACGAGGAACTGGTGCACATCCTGACCGAGCGCGGGCTGGCCAGATACTTCGAGGCCATCTACGGTTCGCCGCCCGGCAAGACCGACGTGCTGCGCCGCGCCGTGGAAAAGGCCGCCGTGCCCCCGGCGGAAGTGGTGATGATCGGCGACGCCAAGACCGACATGACCGCCGCCGAGGCCGTGGGCACCCTGTTCTATGGCCGGGGCGAGGCCTTTGCCGCCACTCCGCACCCGTGGGGGCATGACCTGACGGGACTTAATGCGTGGCTGGAAGGCCTCTGCAAAAGCTAG
- a CDS encoding phosphoglycerate dehydrogenase — MKVAITTSSFAKFSDEPLRLLREAGLEYVLNPTGRAITEDEAIELLQGCIGVAAGTEPLTRRVMQALPELKVISRCGTGMDSVDRAAAAELGIAVRNTPDAPTLAVAELTLGYALDLMRLVSRMDRELRAGTWKKRMGNLLAGKKVGLIGFGRIGRATGKLFEAFGCEVAFADPFAESDTNARMEVDALLAWADIVSLHCSKPEGGGYILDERRLGLMRPGTWVINAARGGLIDEAALHALLASGHLAGAALDVFAKEPYEGPLRELPNVILTPHVGSYAVEARVKMETDTIRNLLDALPR; from the coding sequence ATGAAGGTAGCCATCACCACCTCTTCGTTCGCCAAGTTCAGCGACGAACCGCTGCGCCTCCTGCGCGAGGCGGGCCTGGAGTACGTGCTCAACCCCACGGGCCGCGCCATCACCGAAGACGAGGCCATCGAACTGTTGCAGGGCTGCATCGGCGTGGCCGCAGGCACCGAGCCGCTGACCCGCCGGGTGATGCAGGCCCTGCCGGAACTGAAGGTCATCTCGCGCTGCGGCACCGGCATGGACAGCGTGGACCGCGCCGCCGCCGCCGAACTGGGCATTGCCGTGCGCAACACGCCCGACGCGCCCACCCTAGCCGTGGCCGAATTGACCCTGGGCTACGCGCTGGACCTGATGCGCCTTGTCAGCCGCATGGACCGCGAACTGCGCGCGGGCACGTGGAAGAAGCGCATGGGCAACCTGCTGGCGGGCAAGAAGGTGGGCCTGATCGGCTTTGGCCGCATTGGCCGCGCCACGGGCAAGCTGTTCGAGGCCTTCGGCTGCGAGGTGGCCTTTGCCGACCCGTTCGCCGAAAGCGACACCAACGCCAGGATGGAAGTGGACGCCCTGCTGGCCTGGGCGGACATCGTCTCGCTGCACTGCTCGAAGCCGGAAGGCGGCGGGTACATCCTGGACGAACGCCGCCTTGGCCTGATGCGCCCCGGCACGTGGGTGATCAACGCCGCGCGCGGCGGGCTCATCGACGAAGCCGCCCTGCACGCGCTGCTGGCCTCCGGACATCTGGCCGGGGCCGCGCTGGACGTGTTCGCCAAGGAACCCTACGAAGGCCCCCTGCGCGAGCTGCCCAACGTCATCCTGACCCCGCACGTGGGCTCGTACGCCGTGGAAGCCCGCGTGAAGATGGAAACCGACACCATCCGCAACCTGCTGGACGCGCTGCCCCGCTAG
- a CDS encoding acyltransferase yields MPTPHMPHMPRMPDMSRLAAIAEELWLSLFAWIPTVIGVGARLVTWQPLFCHCGRVRFGQSVTVQGCRNIALADGVRIGKGCHLYARTGALEMGENAALNVNVVVDADGGHIRMGAHVTVGPGTVIRAANHNFDRTDVPIMFQGHEYGEVTIEDDVWIAANCTITPGVHIGRGAVVGAGAVVTKDVEPYTVVGGVPAKPLRKRGVHERAATPPEA; encoded by the coding sequence ATGCCCACGCCGCACATGCCGCACATGCCGCGCATGCCCGACATGTCGCGCCTTGCCGCCATTGCCGAGGAACTCTGGCTTTCGCTGTTCGCGTGGATTCCCACCGTCATCGGCGTGGGCGCGCGCCTTGTGACGTGGCAACCGCTGTTCTGCCACTGCGGCCGGGTACGCTTCGGCCAGTCGGTGACGGTGCAGGGCTGCCGCAACATCGCGCTGGCCGACGGCGTGCGCATCGGCAAGGGCTGCCACCTGTACGCCCGCACCGGCGCGCTGGAGATGGGCGAAAACGCAGCCCTCAACGTCAACGTGGTGGTGGACGCCGACGGCGGCCACATCCGCATGGGCGCCCACGTGACGGTGGGCCCCGGCACGGTCATCCGCGCGGCCAACCACAACTTCGACCGCACCGACGTGCCCATCATGTTCCAGGGGCACGAGTACGGCGAGGTGACCATAGAGGACGACGTGTGGATCGCGGCCAACTGCACCATCACCCCCGGCGTGCACATCGGGCGCGGGGCGGTGGTGGGGGCCGGGGCCGTGGTTACCAAAGACGTGGAGCCGTACACCGTGGTGGGCGGCGTGCCCGCGAAACCGCTGCGCAAGCGCGGCGTGCACGAGCGGGCGGCCACGCCTCCGGAAGCCTAG